From the genome of Effusibacillus lacus, one region includes:
- a CDS encoding FAD-binding protein, translating to MVVQCDVLVIGGGAAAGRAAIEAHDNGASVVVVMKGAFGTSGASAYKIAEIAGYNVADGVVDPEDTPETHFADIMRAAAGMADPKLAKILAEEAPQSLRGLEKMNVPFHKDEDGKYFEVLGCFATKPRMHLIPGHAEPIVHEQKREILERKIPIYEWTILTRFLVEKNRIVGAMGINREGKNIVFHAKAVVMGTGGAGQLFSYNINPADITGDGYSLGFRAGAELINMEFMQVGPGLIYPCKNMFNSWLWALHPKVTNGLGDEFIQNYLPEGMTVERCMDLRSGHYPFSSYDGSQWIDIAIQTEIKEGRGGPHGGVIVDFTGVSEEDLPKTPRGEELRKSWNITVKWLLENRNLDLRKTPVEVAILGHAINGGLLIDEKARTTIQGLFAAGETAGGPHGADRLGGNMILTCQVYGKRAGRFAAEYASQNELCPLPIQQIEEEKNRLLMMSVKKGTVKPHHIKKELQEIMWRYVLVTRSEESLNTAIEKLTALREKCKNAMSINNNKELMHAIEAENMVLVGEIISRAARLRKETRGSHFRVDYPQRNDENFLFRVVSWLEADEIRHRTIASDPETVRRYPYEIVHV from the coding sequence ATGGTCGTACAATGTGATGTCCTGGTCATCGGAGGAGGAGCCGCAGCAGGCCGGGCCGCGATAGAGGCACACGACAATGGTGCTTCGGTGGTCGTTGTGATGAAAGGAGCTTTTGGAACAAGCGGCGCCAGCGCTTATAAGATCGCTGAAATTGCCGGTTATAATGTTGCCGACGGAGTGGTGGATCCTGAGGACACTCCGGAGACACATTTTGCTGACATCATGAGAGCAGCCGCAGGGATGGCTGATCCCAAACTGGCTAAAATCTTGGCAGAGGAGGCCCCTCAATCCCTGAGGGGCTTAGAAAAAATGAATGTACCGTTTCACAAAGACGAAGACGGTAAATATTTTGAGGTTCTGGGCTGCTTTGCCACAAAACCTCGCATGCACTTGATTCCCGGACATGCGGAACCGATTGTACACGAGCAAAAACGTGAGATTCTTGAACGCAAGATACCGATCTATGAGTGGACCATACTCACTCGATTCTTGGTGGAAAAGAATCGGATCGTGGGAGCCATGGGAATCAATCGCGAAGGAAAAAACATTGTGTTTCATGCCAAGGCAGTGGTTATGGGTACGGGTGGAGCAGGTCAGCTTTTCTCCTATAATATTAACCCGGCTGATATTACAGGCGACGGCTACTCACTCGGTTTCCGAGCGGGTGCCGAGCTGATCAATATGGAGTTTATGCAGGTCGGTCCGGGGCTGATTTATCCTTGTAAAAATATGTTCAATTCGTGGCTATGGGCTCTTCATCCAAAAGTAACAAATGGCCTCGGTGATGAGTTTATTCAAAACTATTTGCCGGAAGGAATGACCGTAGAGCGATGTATGGACCTTCGTTCCGGCCACTATCCTTTTTCCAGTTATGACGGTTCGCAATGGATCGATATTGCCATCCAGACAGAGATAAAGGAAGGAAGAGGGGGGCCGCACGGTGGAGTAATCGTTGATTTTACAGGAGTCAGCGAAGAGGATCTGCCAAAAACGCCGCGTGGGGAAGAGCTTCGAAAATCCTGGAATATTACGGTAAAGTGGTTGCTTGAAAACCGCAATCTGGATCTCAGGAAGACACCTGTAGAAGTTGCCATCTTGGGTCATGCGATTAACGGCGGACTGCTCATTGATGAGAAGGCTCGCACAACAATCCAGGGACTTTTTGCCGCCGGGGAGACTGCAGGCGGACCACATGGTGCGGACCGGTTGGGCGGAAATATGATTCTTACCTGTCAGGTATATGGAAAGAGAGCCGGTCGTTTTGCCGCTGAATATGCCAGCCAAAATGAGTTGTGTCCATTACCGATTCAACAGATTGAAGAGGAAAAAAATCGCCTGTTGATGATGAGCGTGAAAAAAGGGACAGTAAAGCCTCATCATATCAAAAAGGAATTGCAGGAAATCATGTGGCGCTACGTACTGGTTACGCGTAGTGAAGAAAGCTTGAACACAGCGATTGAAAAGCTCACCGCTCTGCGCGAAAAGTGTAAAAATGCTATGTCTATCAACAATAACAAAGAGTTAATGCATGCAATTGAGGCAGAAAATATGGTGTTGGTGGGAGAGATTATTTCCAGAGCAGCGAGGTTGAGAAAAGAAACAAGGGGAAGCCATTTCCGTGTGGACTACCCGCAACGAAACGATGAAAACTTCCTTTTCCGGGTTGTTAGCTGGCTTGAGGCAGATGAAATCAGACATCGCACGATTGCCAGTGATCCCGAAACGGTAAGGAGATATCCATATGAAATCGTCCACGTTTAA
- a CDS encoding enoyl-CoA hydratase/isomerase family protein, with amino-acid sequence MKSSTFNTLLIETEGGVMVATINRPDKLNAFSPQVMKELNEMLDRAEKDDAVKALVITGAGEKAFVVGNDLTQLAGLDTIGAYEQMVAGQTTFLRIHEFPKPVIAMVNGYALGGGFELALSCDMIIASDNAKFGFPEINLNTMPGWGGTQLAAKKLGLNRAKEMIFTGNYYTADNCREFGFVNRVVPKEQLREVTMELAKTLASKESFSLKMAKQSVNRGVELDLAAGFRYEAQAYSVNFSASHAKAGFEAFLNRNKEKKV; translated from the coding sequence ATGAAATCGTCCACGTTTAACACGCTTTTGATTGAAACGGAAGGTGGGGTAATGGTTGCAACGATCAACCGCCCCGATAAACTCAATGCATTCAGTCCACAGGTTATGAAAGAATTAAATGAAATGCTGGATCGTGCGGAAAAAGACGATGCGGTAAAAGCATTGGTGATAACAGGTGCCGGGGAAAAGGCGTTTGTGGTGGGAAACGATTTAACTCAACTGGCGGGGCTTGACACAATCGGTGCTTATGAACAAATGGTGGCCGGGCAAACTACGTTCCTTCGCATCCATGAATTTCCGAAACCGGTGATTGCAATGGTGAACGGATATGCTCTTGGAGGCGGATTTGAACTTGCTCTCTCGTGCGACATGATTATCGCTTCCGATAACGCCAAGTTCGGTTTTCCGGAAATTAATTTAAATACGATGCCGGGATGGGGTGGCACTCAACTCGCGGCGAAAAAACTCGGACTGAACCGGGCAAAAGAAATGATATTCACGGGTAACTACTACACAGCCGACAACTGCCGGGAATTCGGATTTGTCAACCGGGTGGTGCCAAAGGAACAATTGCGTGAAGTTACGATGGAACTCGCAAAAACGCTGGCCTCTAAAGAATCCTTTAGTTTAAAAATGGCTAAGCAATCTGTAAATCGTGGTGTGGAACTGGATTTGGCGGCCGGTTTTCGCTATGAGGCGCAAGCTTATTCCGTTAATTTCAGTGCCTCGCATGCCAAGGCAGGATTTGAAGCTTTTCTAAACCGAAACAAGGAAAAGAAGGTGTAA
- a CDS encoding acyl-CoA dehydrogenase family protein translates to MLVNLSQEQNMIRKMVREFAESEIAPISEKLWEDQSFPYEIWKMAGELGLIGLPYDEEFGGGGGDWLSFVIVLEELARVDCAVANSIMANSSVASLLSNFGTTEQKQTYLRPILTGEKIGAIALTEPNAGSDAAAIQTTAILEGDEWVITGSKIFISNSATDVTGPVVIAAVTGKKADGRNEISNFIVPKGTPGFAYGRKLNKIGWRASDTWELFFDSCRIPKENLLGDRGAGLKQTLSTISTGRILIAAMGLGILQGSLDRSISYMKERTAFGKQLTDFQALQFKIADMATHAEAARLMIYHAAALKDAGKSFDKDASMAKLFATEKAMEAAHQAIQIHGGYGIMSEYAVSRAFGDAKVLEIVEGTSEIQRVIIARMMVK, encoded by the coding sequence ATGTTGGTGAATCTGTCCCAAGAGCAAAATATGATTCGCAAAATGGTGCGGGAATTTGCGGAAAGTGAAATTGCTCCGATTTCTGAAAAACTTTGGGAAGATCAGTCATTTCCTTACGAAATATGGAAAATGGCAGGTGAGTTGGGGCTGATCGGACTTCCCTATGATGAAGAATTTGGAGGCGGCGGCGGAGATTGGCTCTCATTTGTTATTGTACTTGAGGAGTTGGCCCGGGTCGATTGTGCCGTGGCAAACTCCATCATGGCAAATTCTTCTGTAGCAAGTCTGCTTAGTAATTTCGGGACAACGGAGCAAAAACAAACCTACCTGCGTCCGATTCTCACAGGCGAAAAAATTGGAGCCATAGCCTTAACGGAGCCGAATGCCGGTTCCGATGCGGCGGCGATACAAACTACCGCCATACTTGAAGGCGATGAATGGGTGATTACCGGTTCAAAGATTTTTATCAGCAATTCAGCAACCGATGTGACCGGCCCGGTCGTAATCGCAGCGGTTACAGGCAAAAAAGCGGACGGTCGCAATGAAATTTCAAATTTTATTGTACCGAAAGGGACTCCCGGATTCGCTTACGGGCGAAAGCTGAATAAAATCGGATGGCGTGCTTCGGATACCTGGGAACTGTTTTTTGACAGTTGCCGAATTCCGAAAGAAAATCTGTTAGGCGACCGGGGAGCGGGTTTAAAACAAACGTTATCTACAATTAGTACGGGAAGAATTTTAATTGCTGCCATGGGACTTGGAATTCTGCAAGGTTCTTTGGATCGTTCAATTTCTTACATGAAGGAACGAACCGCATTCGGAAAGCAATTGACCGACTTTCAAGCGCTTCAATTCAAAATTGCCGATATGGCAACTCACGCCGAAGCAGCTCGATTAATGATTTATCATGCCGCGGCACTAAAGGATGCAGGGAAGTCTTTTGACAAAGATGCATCCATGGCTAAGCTGTTTGCCACCGAGAAAGCGATGGAGGCAGCCCATCAAGCGATTCAGATTCACGGCGGCTACGGGATTATGAGTGAATATGCCGTATCACGCGCTTTTGGTGACGCCAAGGTGCTGGAGATTGTGGAAGGGACTTCGGAAATCCAGCGGGTGATTATTGCGCGAATGATGGTCAAGTAG
- a CDS encoding CaiB/BaiF CoA transferase family protein — translation MLNGVKVLSFTHFLQGPSAVQMLADLGADVIKIESPKGAFERHWSGFDAFVNDVSVFFLLGNRNQRSLSIDLRTETGKEIIQRLVMEADILVENFRPGVMDRLGFGYETLKEINPRLIYCSCTGYGSDGPYRDRPGQDLLLQAMSGLATLNGAKDAPPTPVGTAAVDQHAAVLAAFGIVAALFNREKTGKGCKVESNLLNAALDLQIEPLTYYLNKGPLWERSNTGLGSRFHQAPYGIYKTLDGWIAISLTPIEKLAKAFHSNSLARYSEKDQMLKREEVNQIICEEIKKKTTEEWFAVFEQTDIWCAPVNGYEEIEKDPQVEWNKMIMTVEHPDAGNIRLLSHPIRFDGQVPAVRQYPPRLGEHTEQILREYGFSEAEIQKFIEDRIVAAQPGKQEINEK, via the coding sequence ATGCTTAACGGAGTGAAAGTTCTGAGCTTTACCCATTTTTTGCAAGGACCTTCAGCTGTTCAGATGCTGGCTGACTTAGGGGCGGATGTGATTAAAATTGAATCGCCTAAAGGTGCTTTTGAGCGTCATTGGTCCGGTTTTGACGCTTTTGTCAATGATGTCAGCGTGTTTTTCTTGTTGGGAAACCGCAATCAAAGAAGTTTGTCGATAGATCTCAGGACCGAGACAGGCAAAGAGATTATTCAGCGTTTAGTAATGGAAGCGGACATACTGGTTGAAAATTTTCGTCCCGGCGTAATGGACCGGCTCGGTTTTGGATATGAAACTTTGAAGGAAATCAATCCCCGATTGATTTACTGTTCCTGTACGGGCTATGGGTCTGATGGACCGTACCGTGACCGTCCCGGACAGGATCTTCTCCTGCAGGCAATGAGCGGCTTGGCTACGTTGAACGGGGCAAAAGATGCCCCGCCCACCCCGGTCGGAACAGCCGCTGTTGATCAACACGCAGCCGTATTGGCAGCCTTTGGAATCGTGGCAGCATTATTCAATCGGGAAAAAACAGGCAAAGGCTGCAAAGTGGAAAGCAATCTTCTAAATGCCGCTTTGGATTTGCAGATTGAACCTTTAACGTACTATTTAAACAAGGGACCGCTTTGGGAACGCAGCAATACCGGATTGGGAAGCCGGTTCCACCAGGCTCCCTACGGAATTTATAAGACGTTGGATGGGTGGATTGCCATTTCCCTGACTCCGATAGAAAAGTTGGCAAAAGCGTTTCATTCAAACAGCTTGGCACGGTACTCGGAAAAGGATCAGATGCTTAAGCGGGAAGAGGTAAATCAAATCATTTGCGAAGAAATCAAGAAAAAAACTACCGAAGAATGGTTTGCCGTTTTCGAACAAACGGATATCTGGTGTGCGCCTGTTAACGGGTACGAAGAAATTGAAAAAGACCCGCAGGTGGAATGGAACAAAATGATTATGACAGTAGAACACCCTGATGCAGGCAACATTCGTTTGTTAAGCCACCCTATACGCTTTGACGGTCAGGTACCGGCTGTGCGGCAATACCCGCCGCGGTTGGGAGAACACACAGAACAGATCTTGCGGGAATACGGGTTCTCCGAAGCGGAAATTCAAAAATTCATTGAAGACCGCATTGTGGCTGCACAACCGGGTAAACAGGAAATCAATGAAAAGTAA
- a CDS encoding MaoC family dehydratase translates to MKFEEIEIGKQEVTVCTITEEDVNAFGHLSGDLNPLHMDDEFASGTPFGRRVVHGMFTAAIISTTHTKLTGPGFVYVGQELNFKGPVYIADTITVTLTVTGKKTEKGILLLETVVTNQNKQVVLQGKSALMELERVGRNRHE, encoded by the coding sequence TTGAAGTTTGAAGAAATCGAAATTGGAAAACAGGAAGTTACAGTTTGCACGATTACCGAAGAAGATGTGAATGCTTTTGGACATCTGTCAGGAGACTTAAATCCACTTCATATGGATGACGAATTTGCCTCTGGAACCCCGTTTGGCCGCCGGGTGGTGCACGGGATGTTTACGGCAGCCATCATTTCAACAACGCATACGAAGTTAACCGGGCCGGGTTTTGTTTACGTAGGTCAGGAACTCAATTTTAAAGGTCCTGTTTACATCGCTGACACGATTACCGTCACATTGACCGTAACAGGAAAGAAAACTGAAAAAGGAATTCTTCTTTTGGAAACAGTTGTTACCAATCAAAATAAGCAGGTCGTCCTCCAGGGCAAATCTGCATTAATGGAATTGGAACGAGTGGGAAGGAATCGACATGAATGA
- a CDS encoding hydroxyacid-oxoacid transhydrogenase, which produces MNDVWKFHSAGSILFGHGSITQLPNVIQKFEANQIVIITDPGITRAGILDQAIQVLKKADIKPVIYDQAVPEPTMSSVLSCFSHLQPYQPDLLVALGGGSCIDLAKITSLLLTYGGHPSDYYGENKVPGKVRPVIAIPTTAGTGSEVSPVAVVTDDKSNLKVGISDHHLRPEVALLDPGLTLKLPAFITACTGIDALSQAIEAYFAKDYRYLHGQENLIYQGSNPTSDLFAEKAIRLIAPNLPIAVHQGDNLEARSNMLLGNLYSALAFTNSGTSLIHALAYPIAEKTKKAHGEIIGVLLPYVMEYNAAVCPEKFARIAEFLGEPSELPQQEKTVRSVEAVFRLLKVLGLPTKLSEIGIKNEQIGEIVESALSIERLVRINPRTPNVKDTAALLAKAL; this is translated from the coding sequence ATGAATGATGTCTGGAAATTCCATAGCGCGGGCTCAATTCTATTCGGTCATGGTTCTATTACACAACTGCCTAATGTGATCCAAAAGTTTGAGGCGAATCAAATTGTTATTATTACCGATCCGGGTATTACACGGGCCGGGATTTTAGATCAAGCCATTCAGGTATTAAAGAAAGCCGATATCAAACCGGTTATCTATGATCAAGCCGTTCCCGAGCCGACTATGTCATCTGTGTTGAGCTGTTTTTCACACCTGCAACCGTATCAACCTGATCTGCTTGTTGCACTTGGAGGAGGCTCTTGTATCGATCTGGCCAAGATCACTTCCTTGCTTTTGACTTATGGCGGGCATCCATCCGATTACTACGGCGAGAATAAAGTTCCGGGCAAAGTCCGGCCTGTCATAGCGATTCCGACTACAGCCGGAACAGGATCGGAGGTGTCTCCTGTTGCGGTTGTAACAGATGACAAATCGAATCTGAAGGTCGGGATTTCGGATCATCATTTGCGACCCGAAGTTGCTTTGTTGGATCCGGGACTTACGCTAAAACTGCCTGCCTTTATTACCGCCTGTACCGGAATAGATGCTTTATCGCAGGCAATTGAGGCGTATTTTGCAAAGGATTATCGCTATCTCCATGGACAAGAGAATTTAATTTATCAAGGTTCAAATCCGACCAGCGATCTTTTTGCAGAAAAGGCCATCCGGCTGATTGCCCCAAATTTACCGATCGCGGTGCACCAGGGGGACAATTTGGAAGCCCGATCCAACATGTTGTTGGGAAACTTGTATTCAGCGCTTGCTTTTACAAATTCCGGAACTTCCCTGATTCATGCTCTGGCCTATCCTATCGCGGAAAAGACGAAAAAAGCGCACGGGGAGATCATCGGAGTCCTGCTCCCGTACGTAATGGAATATAACGCTGCCGTGTGTCCCGAAAAGTTTGCCAGGATAGCGGAATTCTTGGGGGAACCATCGGAACTGCCGCAACAGGAAAAGACAGTGCGGAGCGTCGAGGCGGTATTCCGGCTGCTCAAGGTTTTGGGATTGCCGACAAAACTGTCAGAGATCGGCATTAAGAACGAACAAATCGGGGAAATCGTTGAGAGTGCTCTGTCGATTGAACGGCTGGTCCGAATTAACCCCAGAACCCCAAACGTAAAGGATACGGCAGCCCTTCTTGCGAAAGCATTATGA
- a CDS encoding SDR family NAD(P)-dependent oxidoreductase: MRLHGEVAVITGATSGIGEAIARRFSEEGAKVAVVGRNKERGEAVVSAIKSRGGTASFFSVDVTSDKDVKNMVDSVIRHFGTLTIIVNNAGLVVPGTVIDMTPDQWENVFRTNVTSTYLVSHYSMPYLVKQRKGSVINISSEAGLKGFKDRSAYCAAKAAIVGLTKAMAVDHSGSGVRINCICPGTVETPMVQRVIDCHANPVLMREEFLLRRLTPYLGVPEDIAEAALYFALPENRYTTGAILSVDGGALAK; the protein is encoded by the coding sequence ATGAGATTACACGGGGAAGTTGCTGTTATTACCGGGGCTACTTCAGGGATAGGAGAAGCGATTGCCAGACGTTTCTCGGAAGAAGGGGCCAAAGTTGCTGTTGTAGGTCGAAATAAGGAACGGGGAGAGGCGGTAGTGTCCGCCATAAAATCTCGTGGCGGCACCGCTTCCTTTTTCTCCGTGGATGTAACCAGCGACAAAGATGTAAAGAACATGGTGGATTCGGTGATTCGTCACTTTGGAACCCTTACTATAATTGTGAATAATGCAGGTCTTGTTGTTCCGGGAACTGTTATTGACATGACACCGGATCAATGGGAAAACGTGTTTCGAACTAATGTCACTTCCACCTATCTTGTCAGTCATTATTCAATGCCGTATTTAGTGAAACAAAGGAAGGGTTCGGTCATCAATATTTCCTCTGAAGCGGGATTAAAGGGATTTAAGGATCGTTCCGCTTACTGTGCCGCAAAAGCTGCAATCGTTGGATTGACAAAAGCAATGGCTGTGGATCATTCCGGAAGCGGCGTTCGGATAAACTGCATTTGTCCGGGAACAGTGGAAACTCCAATGGTGCAGCGGGTTATTGATTGTCATGCAAATCCGGTTTTGATGAGAGAAGAATTTTTACTGAGGCGGCTCACTCCGTATCTTGGAGTTCCCGAAGATATCGCCGAGGCGGCACTTTATTTTGCTCTGCCGGAAAACCGATACACAACGGGAGCCATATTATCAGTCGATGGGGGGGCGCTTGCCAAATAA
- a CDS encoding DMT family transporter — translation MGVDRSDRVVYMILFYTASIWGLNVVIIKTLTGYFDVNLVTVLRMGIAFLAIWLFTWIRFRNFPRLTLRQWLWIGLASFLLVYIHQFTLALGLDLSTATNGSLILALNPLFSVLLASMFYGEKLTLTRTSGILIGLFGVCVVVLNKSGSTIGPASLGDLILAFSMFCYVFGTICIRKIADEMDPLVIASYMHLLGTVMLFIHSAITPSFYQIDNWFPGWGPWLLVLFSGVASTALGNVFWYIGIARIGVGRTAIFLNWLPVSGLIFSVLFLGETIKFVHIIGLASVLTGVYLGVRKAGNADSAFPSKTA, via the coding sequence GTGGGAGTTGATCGATCAGACCGGGTCGTCTACATGATTTTGTTTTATACGGCGTCAATCTGGGGTTTGAACGTGGTGATTATCAAGACGTTGACAGGTTATTTTGACGTAAATTTAGTGACCGTGCTGAGGATGGGAATCGCATTTTTGGCCATCTGGCTGTTTACTTGGATCAGATTCCGAAATTTTCCCCGGTTAACGTTGCGTCAATGGTTATGGATAGGGCTTGCCAGTTTTCTTCTTGTTTATATTCATCAGTTCACTTTGGCTTTGGGGTTGGATCTGTCCACAGCAACGAACGGATCGCTGATCCTTGCCTTAAACCCTCTTTTCTCCGTTTTGTTAGCGTCCATGTTTTACGGAGAGAAATTAACTTTGACCCGAACCTCAGGGATTTTAATCGGATTATTCGGAGTATGCGTTGTTGTTCTTAACAAGAGCGGATCAACGATTGGACCTGCGAGTCTGGGAGATTTGATTTTGGCTTTCTCAATGTTTTGCTATGTATTCGGTACCATCTGCATTCGTAAGATAGCTGACGAAATGGATCCATTGGTGATTGCTTCTTATATGCACCTCTTAGGGACAGTGATGCTATTTATTCACTCGGCTATTACCCCGTCTTTCTATCAGATAGACAACTGGTTTCCCGGTTGGGGGCCCTGGTTGCTCGTTCTTTTTTCCGGAGTCGCATCAACTGCGCTTGGGAATGTTTTTTGGTATATAGGCATTGCACGAATCGGGGTTGGGAGAACAGCGATTTTTCTCAACTGGCTGCCTGTGTCAGGTTTGATTTTTTCAGTTTTATTTTTAGGTGAGACCATTAAGTTTGTGCACATTATCGGACTTGCAAGTGTTTTAACGGGGGTCTATCTGGGGGTTCGCAAAGCGGGAAATGCAGATTCCGCTTTCCCTTCGAAGACCGCTTAG
- a CDS encoding fumarylacetoacetate hydrolase family protein — protein sequence MRIIRFAEDKSVPALAAVTDDCKIYRLPYQDFLSFINEAEKQGISPISLIQQIMEDSAPLTAGLEDLDLLVPIEAPEVWAAGVTYERSRDARNYEATGGKLDATTFYDKVYEAERPEIFFKSTAARTVGPNRPVYLRSDSNWQIPEPEVGVVINREGRILGYTIGNDMSCRDIEGENPLYLPQAKIWRNSCSIGPSIRLAETVEDPYDFRISCRIFRNGEQVVEGTANTSQLKRKFDELVSYLIRDNVIFDGTVLLTGTCIVPPNEFTLNDGDRIEIEISGIGVLNNPVCQQASSEESNDDRANTSEDIQ from the coding sequence ATGCGTATCATTCGATTTGCCGAAGATAAATCTGTCCCTGCTCTTGCGGCTGTAACTGATGATTGCAAAATTTACCGGCTGCCCTATCAGGATTTTCTCAGTTTTATCAACGAGGCGGAAAAGCAAGGAATCAGTCCCATCAGTCTTATTCAACAGATCATGGAAGATTCCGCTCCTCTTACTGCGGGTTTGGAAGATTTGGATCTGCTTGTTCCAATTGAGGCCCCTGAAGTCTGGGCTGCAGGCGTAACCTATGAGAGAAGCAGAGATGCCCGGAACTATGAAGCTACCGGCGGTAAACTGGACGCAACGACATTTTACGATAAAGTGTATGAGGCAGAACGTCCGGAAATATTCTTTAAGTCAACAGCCGCCCGCACGGTTGGACCCAACCGGCCCGTATATTTGCGAAGTGATTCCAACTGGCAGATTCCCGAGCCGGAGGTTGGAGTGGTGATTAATAGAGAAGGAAGAATTTTGGGGTATACGATTGGGAATGACATGAGTTGCCGGGATATTGAAGGAGAAAATCCATTGTATCTTCCTCAGGCCAAAATCTGGAGAAATTCTTGTTCGATCGGACCGTCAATCCGGTTGGCGGAAACCGTGGAGGATCCATATGATTTCCGGATTTCCTGCAGAATCTTCCGGAACGGAGAACAGGTTGTGGAAGGAACCGCCAATACGTCACAACTTAAGAGAAAATTTGATGAACTGGTTTCTTATCTCATCAGGGACAATGTAATTTTCGACGGTACTGTTCTGTTGACAGGGACTTGTATTGTTCCGCCAAATGAATTTACCCTCAACGACGGGGATCGGATAGAAATTGAAATTTCGGGTATTGGTGTATTGAATAACCCTGTTTGTCAACAAGCAAGCAGCGAGGAGAGTAATGATGACCGTGCAAACACAAGTGAAGACATACAATAA
- the gucD gene encoding alpha-ketoglutaric semialdehyde dehydrogenase GucD encodes MTVQTQVKTYNNYINGEWTPASTGEVEKSMNPANKYDIVGYIQKSGIEDLDKAVTAAKKAQVLWRKLSGPARGEYLYKIANALERRLDEIAETMTREMGKTYPEAKGETARGIAILHYYAGEGMRKIGDVIPSSDSEALMFTTRVPIGVVGVITPWNFPVAIPIWKMAPALVYGNTLVLKPAQETAVTAAKIIECMDEAGLPAGVVNMVTGSGSVIGQGIIDHPDVNGITFTGSNQVGKMVGQGALARGAKYQLEMGGKNPVLVLKDADLDLAVDATISGGLRSTGQKCTATSRVFVQSEIYDAFKEKLLAKVKQIKIGDGMHPDTWMGPCASESQLNTVLSYIQKGIEEGATLLCGGGKPEGKEFEGGFFVEPTVFENVSPSMTIAQEEIFGPVLALIKVDTIEEALKLANDVQFGLSASIFTKDIGNMLSFINEIEAGLVRINAESAGVELQAPFGGMKQSSSHSREQGQAAIEFFTSIKTVFVKA; translated from the coding sequence ATGACCGTGCAAACACAAGTGAAGACATACAATAATTACATTAATGGGGAATGGACGCCGGCTTCAACGGGTGAGGTTGAAAAAAGTATGAATCCGGCCAATAAATACGATATTGTTGGGTATATACAGAAATCCGGTATCGAAGACTTGGATAAAGCGGTGACAGCCGCGAAGAAAGCGCAGGTGCTATGGCGAAAGCTGTCCGGTCCGGCGAGAGGGGAGTATCTCTATAAAATCGCCAACGCATTGGAAAGACGGCTCGATGAAATAGCGGAAACCATGACCAGGGAAATGGGAAAAACTTACCCGGAAGCAAAAGGAGAAACGGCAAGAGGCATTGCGATTCTCCACTATTATGCAGGTGAAGGAATGCGCAAGATTGGGGATGTAATTCCGTCCAGCGACAGTGAAGCACTGATGTTTACAACCCGAGTGCCTATTGGTGTGGTAGGAGTTATCACACCATGGAACTTTCCTGTGGCGATTCCGATTTGGAAAATGGCACCCGCTCTTGTCTACGGAAATACCCTGGTTCTTAAACCTGCACAGGAAACAGCCGTAACTGCCGCTAAAATCATAGAATGTATGGATGAAGCAGGATTGCCTGCAGGTGTTGTAAACATGGTTACGGGCAGCGGCTCAGTAATAGGGCAGGGAATCATCGATCACCCGGACGTCAACGGCATCACATTCACAGGTTCTAACCAGGTAGGGAAGATGGTCGGTCAGGGGGCTCTTGCCCGCGGAGCGAAATATCAGCTTGAAATGGGCGGTAAAAATCCGGTTCTTGTATTGAAAGATGCCGACCTGGATCTGGCAGTCGATGCGACCATCAGCGGCGGTCTGCGCTCCACCGGCCAGAAATGCACGGCCACAAGCCGGGTGTTTGTACAAAGCGAGATCTATGATGCGTTTAAAGAAAAGCTTCTGGCTAAAGTAAAACAAATCAAAATTGGGGACGGAATGCATCCTGATACGTGGATGGGGCCTTGTGCCAGTGAAAGTCAATTAAACACGGTCCTTTCCTATATTCAGAAAGGGATTGAGGAAGGAGCCACACTTCTCTGCGGCGGCGGGAAGCCGGAAGGAAAAGAATTTGAAGGCGGTTTCTTTGTTGAACCCACGGTATTTGAGAATGTTTCTCCATCGATGACAATTGCTCAGGAAGAAATATTTGGTCCGGTGCTTGCGTTGATCAAAGTTGACACGATCGAAGAAGCGTTGAAGCTGGCAAACGACGTTCAGTTCGGTCTTAGTGCCTCGATTTTCACGAAAGACATCGGAAACATGCTGTCTTTTATCAACGAAATCGAGGCGGGTCTTGTGAGGATCAATGCGGAGAGCGCCGGAGTGGAACTGCAGGCACCGTTTGGCGGCATGAAGCAATCCAGCTCGCATTCGCGCGAACAGGGGCAAGCGGCGATCGAATTTTTTACTTCGATCAAAACGGTATTTGTAAAAGCATAG